The following proteins come from a genomic window of Pirellula staleyi DSM 6068:
- a CDS encoding BON domain-containing protein, whose product MAETLVSGLADRAREILSRSRIYVIRTLEVTQQDDCVVLRGNVDSFYHKQLAQELLRGDLPSVEIVNHISVVYRHRDWWDEIDPQHRPAQATTEAPAHRIDVPATLPPTPPARDRRKVK is encoded by the coding sequence ATGGCCGAAACTCTCGTTTCCGGACTCGCGGACCGGGCTCGCGAAATCCTCTCGCGCAGTCGCATCTACGTCATCCGTACGCTCGAAGTGACACAGCAAGACGATTGCGTCGTGCTCCGTGGCAACGTCGATTCGTTCTATCACAAGCAGCTGGCGCAAGAGCTGCTGCGTGGCGATCTTCCGAGCGTCGAGATCGTCAACCACATCAGCGTGGTCTATCGCCACCGCGATTGGTGGGACGAAATCGATCCCCAGCATCGCCCCGCTCAGGCGACCACCGAAGCCCCCGCTCACCGGATCGACGTTCCGGCAACTCTCCCCCCGACTCCACCCGCTCGCGATCGCCGCAAGGTGAAGTAG
- a CDS encoding CBS domain-containing protein — MNRAQLKRRVLHAVFQRTLSENRLQKLTAADIMTPGPTCVDPDATAMQLVELFDSKRFRHLLVTQGTTLVGVISDRDIGRLFGMEESPERNYLAGITAGELMSEDLVVVDPTTPLSEAVRLIVDEGISCLPVVVAGQPVGVVTSTDLYLALEQLLSCIPALAAAAARSETADQELQA; from the coding sequence ATGAATCGTGCTCAGCTAAAACGACGCGTATTGCATGCAGTTTTCCAGCGAACGCTTAGCGAAAACCGGCTGCAAAAGCTCACCGCAGCCGACATCATGACCCCCGGTCCCACTTGCGTTGATCCCGATGCCACGGCCATGCAATTGGTGGAACTCTTTGATAGCAAACGGTTTCGGCATTTGCTGGTGACGCAAGGCACCACGCTGGTCGGAGTGATCAGCGATCGCGATATCGGTCGGCTGTTTGGCATGGAAGAATCGCCCGAACGGAACTACCTGGCCGGAATCACTGCTGGCGAATTGATGAGCGAAGACCTGGTGGTGGTGGATCCCACGACCCCTCTTTCGGAAGCGGTGCGGCTGATTGTCGACGAAGGCATCAGCTGCTTGCCGGTGGTTGTCGCCGGACAGCCGGTTGGCGTGGTGACGAGCACCGATCTCTATTTGGCCCTCGAGCAGCTGCTCAGCTGCATTCCCGCCTTGGCTGCCGCTGCAGCGCGAAGCGAAACTGCCGATCAAGAGTTGCAAGCGTAG
- the lpxK gene encoding tetraacyldisaccharide 4'-kinase — MPVLSPRRFHDIVSGRDRTIVGSCWRLLFAALQPIYRWIITRRNREFDAGRREVSSVPAIVVSVGNLTVGGTGKTPLVRWLCEFYRRRGHDVAIVSRGYGAKPGQLNDEARELAIYLPDVPHEQARQRIDAARRVLETFEASRQAPSDLAPVIILDDALQHRQMGRSLDIVMLDATCPFGYERLLPAGLLREPLESLKRAQIIALSRATSIDAAERLKIKQRALSYNPKATWVELSHEPRTLIDCDRNEEPLGDLSGKRIFAFCGIGNPAAFRKTLESLGPALTGFEVFPDHAEYDQLLLAQLERSIQAQSQIPELVLCTLKDLVKIPQRSLANIPLRALSIDLVFSDGQASMEHQLASAEPLSTTPAS; from the coding sequence ATGCCTGTGCTTTCGCCCCGGCGATTCCACGACATCGTCAGTGGTCGCGATCGAACGATCGTCGGCAGCTGTTGGCGACTGCTCTTCGCCGCGCTACAGCCGATCTATCGCTGGATCATCACGCGCCGCAATCGCGAATTCGATGCTGGCCGGCGCGAAGTCAGCTCAGTCCCCGCCATTGTGGTGAGCGTGGGAAATCTCACCGTCGGCGGCACCGGCAAAACTCCTTTAGTCCGCTGGCTTTGCGAGTTCTATCGTCGGCGTGGACACGATGTGGCGATCGTCAGCCGCGGCTATGGCGCAAAGCCGGGTCAGCTGAACGACGAAGCGCGAGAACTGGCGATTTACTTGCCCGACGTTCCTCACGAGCAAGCCCGCCAGCGGATCGACGCCGCCCGCCGGGTGCTCGAAACGTTCGAGGCCTCTCGCCAGGCCCCCAGCGATCTTGCGCCGGTCATCATCCTCGACGATGCGCTGCAACATCGCCAAATGGGGCGCTCGCTCGACATTGTTATGCTCGATGCCACCTGCCCGTTTGGTTACGAACGACTCCTCCCTGCCGGACTACTGCGCGAACCGCTCGAAAGCTTAAAGCGGGCGCAAATCATCGCCCTATCACGCGCAACTAGCATTGATGCGGCCGAGCGTTTAAAGATTAAACAGCGCGCGCTATCTTATAACCCAAAGGCCACTTGGGTAGAACTTTCGCACGAGCCGCGAACCTTGATCGATTGCGATCGAAATGAAGAGCCGCTGGGGGATCTCAGCGGTAAACGGATCTTTGCCTTCTGCGGCATTGGCAACCCGGCCGCCTTTCGCAAGACACTCGAATCACTAGGCCCCGCGCTCACCGGTTTCGAAGTTTTCCCCGATCATGCCGAGTACGATCAGCTCCTGCTGGCCCAGCTCGAGCGCTCGATTCAAGCGCAGTCCCAAATCCCCGAGCTTGTCCTTTGCACACTCAAGGACCTCGTAAAGATTCCGCAGCGCTCGCTCGCCAATATCCCACTCCGCGCCCTCTCGATCGACCTTGTCTTCAGCGACGGCCAAGCCTCCATGGAACATCAGCTCGCCTCCGCCGAACCCCTTTCCACCACCCCAGCCAGTTAG
- a CDS encoding GMC family oxidoreductase yields the protein MKSASTSSGEFDVVIVGSGATGGVAAMELTSFGLKTLVLEAGPKLDATQVVGRGGINQLKRVYRHLVSNPQPIQKMHPGYWECSPDLFVSDAENPYSHPADKPYHWIRGRHVGGRSLTWGGVTLRLSDYEFKPAQQDGEGVDWPIGHDDLAPYYAKLETYFQVHGSREALPQLPDGEFLPPSEMTPAELMLKASLAEHAPDRRMIICRGIGSSRTHRPSREQPWPMLSSPGTSLRTAMATGLCELRDNAVVRHVVCDPHTRLASGVEFVDRLTKQTHCVRAKYVVLCASTIETNRILLLSLREQQPGGLVDTSGLLGTHLTDHIATATNVLLPRVPQAQRPFELFGSDSVLIPRFRNLGKSDAPFLRGYGLWGGIQRFAPLPDFLRKGEPGATGFLAGHGEVIARAENRVTLHPSRVDACGIPIPHIEFAWSTNEKLMVADMQQQIRDLIAMAGGHCLDMADIYRVPPPFGAHIARMEQLMTCSTPGLYVHELGGARMGTTEENSVVGPHNQWWSCPNLLVTDGACWPTSGWQNPTLTEMAITARACHYLATQLR from the coding sequence ATGAAATCAGCATCCACCAGCAGCGGCGAGTTCGATGTCGTGATTGTTGGATCGGGCGCTACCGGGGGCGTGGCGGCCATGGAGCTGACCAGCTTCGGACTCAAAACACTGGTGCTCGAAGCCGGACCAAAGCTCGACGCCACGCAAGTCGTCGGGCGCGGGGGAATCAATCAGCTGAAGCGCGTCTATCGGCATCTGGTTTCCAATCCTCAGCCGATTCAGAAAATGCATCCCGGCTACTGGGAATGCTCCCCCGATCTGTTCGTGAGCGATGCCGAAAATCCGTACAGCCATCCGGCCGACAAGCCGTATCATTGGATTCGTGGACGCCACGTCGGTGGTCGCTCGCTTACGTGGGGTGGCGTCACCTTGCGGCTCTCCGACTACGAATTCAAACCAGCGCAGCAGGATGGCGAAGGGGTCGATTGGCCCATTGGTCACGACGATTTGGCTCCGTACTATGCGAAGCTGGAAACCTATTTCCAAGTCCACGGCTCGCGCGAAGCGTTGCCACAACTCCCCGATGGTGAATTTCTGCCGCCGTCGGAAATGACTCCTGCCGAGCTAATGCTCAAGGCCAGCCTTGCGGAGCACGCGCCCGACCGACGGATGATCATTTGTCGCGGCATCGGTTCGAGCCGCACGCATCGCCCCTCGCGCGAGCAGCCGTGGCCGATGCTGAGTAGTCCCGGCACGTCGCTCCGCACAGCGATGGCTACCGGACTTTGCGAGCTGCGCGATAACGCCGTGGTGCGTCATGTCGTTTGCGATCCGCACACACGCTTGGCCAGCGGCGTGGAGTTTGTCGATCGGCTGACGAAGCAAACGCATTGCGTGCGCGCGAAGTACGTCGTTTTGTGTGCTTCGACGATCGAGACCAATCGCATCCTGCTGTTGTCGCTCCGTGAGCAGCAGCCCGGCGGGCTCGTCGATACATCGGGACTCCTGGGAACACACCTGACCGACCACATCGCCACCGCCACCAACGTTCTGCTCCCCCGCGTGCCCCAAGCGCAGCGGCCGTTTGAACTGTTTGGAAGCGACAGTGTGCTGATCCCTCGCTTTCGTAATCTCGGAAAAAGCGATGCCCCGTTCCTGCGCGGCTATGGCTTGTGGGGAGGCATTCAGCGGTTCGCTCCCCTCCCCGATTTTCTCCGGAAAGGAGAACCTGGCGCGACCGGTTTTCTAGCGGGACATGGCGAGGTGATCGCTCGAGCGGAGAACCGTGTGACGCTCCATCCCTCGCGCGTCGATGCGTGCGGCATCCCGATTCCGCATATCGAATTTGCGTGGTCGACCAACGAAAAGCTGATGGTGGCCGACATGCAGCAGCAGATTCGCGACCTCATCGCGATGGCCGGCGGACACTGCCTCGACATGGCCGATATCTATCGTGTCCCGCCGCCGTTTGGTGCCCACATCGCCCGCATGGAGCAGCTGATGACCTGCTCGACACCCGGCCTTTATGTCCACGAACTGGGTGGTGCTCGGATGGGAACGACGGAAGAGAACTCGGTCGTCGGACCGCACAATCAGTGGTGGTCGTGCCCCAACCTGCTGGTGACCGACGGTGCCTGCTGGCCCACTTCAGGCTGGCAGAACCCGACGCTCACCGAAATGGCCATCACCGCCCGCGCCTGCCACTATCTGGCCACCCAGCTGCGCTAG
- a CDS encoding isocitrate/isopropylmalate family dehydrogenase, producing the protein MAHDVTLITGDGTGPELAEAARLCVDATGVAINWDVQEAGVDVMARTGTPLPDSVLDSVRRTKCALKAPITTPVGGGFRSINVHLRQELGLYACIRPCKQYPGVRSYFSQLGIDIVIVRENTEDLYAGVEFEAGKPATGELIEFINKISTDKKIKTKFEETGVSIKPISRSGTERIVRCAFDYARKHGRKKVTAVHKANIMKYSDGLYLQTATKVAAEYPDIQFEERIVDNMCMQLVQKPELYDVIVLPNLYGDIISDLGAGLVGGLGVAPGENVGPGGAVFEATHGSAPKYKGLNKVNPTALILSGMLMLRHLGEIDAAARLEKAVGDVIAEGKFVTYDLKADRNDPTAVGTREMAQAICDKLKA; encoded by the coding sequence ATGGCTCACGACGTAACGCTGATCACTGGCGATGGCACGGGTCCCGAATTGGCGGAAGCAGCTCGGTTGTGCGTCGATGCCACCGGAGTTGCGATCAACTGGGATGTGCAGGAAGCAGGGGTCGACGTGATGGCCCGCACCGGCACTCCCCTTCCCGACAGCGTGCTCGACTCGGTGCGCCGCACCAAGTGTGCCCTGAAGGCACCGATCACCACCCCGGTGGGTGGCGGTTTTCGCAGCATCAACGTTCACCTGCGACAAGAGCTCGGCCTCTACGCCTGCATTCGCCCTTGCAAACAATACCCGGGCGTTCGTAGCTACTTCAGCCAGCTCGGCATCGATATCGTGATCGTCCGCGAGAACACCGAAGATCTCTACGCCGGTGTTGAATTCGAAGCAGGCAAACCGGCGACCGGCGAACTGATCGAGTTCATCAACAAAATCTCGACCGACAAGAAGATCAAAACCAAGTTCGAAGAGACTGGCGTTTCGATCAAGCCGATCAGCCGCAGTGGTACCGAACGAATCGTTCGCTGTGCATTCGACTACGCTCGCAAACATGGCCGCAAGAAGGTCACGGCGGTCCACAAAGCGAACATCATGAAGTATTCGGATGGTCTCTACCTGCAGACCGCGACCAAAGTCGCCGCCGAATACCCTGATATCCAGTTCGAAGAACGGATCGTCGACAACATGTGCATGCAGCTGGTGCAGAAGCCAGAACTGTACGACGTGATCGTGCTGCCGAACCTCTACGGCGACATCATCAGCGACCTCGGCGCTGGCCTCGTCGGTGGTTTGGGTGTGGCTCCGGGCGAGAACGTAGGCCCTGGCGGCGCTGTGTTCGAAGCAACCCACGGCAGTGCCCCGAAGTACAAGGGACTCAACAAGGTGAACCCCACCGCGCTGATTCTCTCGGGCATGCTGATGCTCCGCCACCTCGGCGAAATCGACGCCGCTGCACGCCTCGAGAAGGCTGTGGGAGACGTCATCGCCGAAGGTAAGTTCGTCACCTACGACCTGAAGGCCGATCGCAACGACCCCACCGCTGTCGGCACCCGCGAAATGGCCCAGGCCATCTGCGACAAGCTGAAAGCCTAG